The genomic interval aaagtttCCTTTTTCTGAGACCTCTTTGAGAGATGAAACTCTGGGACAATTTCTCATTAATGAGAATGAAAAAAATCATCATAGAGACATATCTCATGATAATGTTAATGAGGTTGGTTGAAAAACCCATAGCACAAAGAGTTTTGTTAACGAAGTCTCAATCCACTTTATTATAGGCTTTTGCCATGTCGGTTTTCACACTAATGAAACCTATTTTGCGAATACAAAGCTTAgacatataataaaagatatCAAAACCAATAAGATTGTCGTTAGTGATAAGCCTTCTAAGAATTAAAGTGGTGCAAACTTAAATCAATGTATTACAACTCGTTATCTTTTAAGGATCATGAGATAACTCAATCTATTTAACATGTTGATTTAAACGAAACTAATTAAATGGGGTGGGTTAGTCTCTATACCCAATTCTACATATATTCTCTGCCAGGGCAAGCAATTTCCCTCATCTAATTCCAAAATTGAAAGCATCCTTGACAGAGAAACCGGTTAGTTTCTACCCTTAACCTCTTGATTTGATCTCCCATTCCTCGTCCTTGTTCCTTTTTTGGCTTCGGTTTAAAGTTTCGAgtcattattgttttctttttttaattatgcttaagttaaataattaaaatcataaaggCACTAGTAGATCCTTTTCTAAAATGGGTGGATGATACTATACTGCGAGCTCTTTGtattatatactcttttctgtctaacaataaatataattttagtaaaaaaaatctttaaaataagtgtaattttaatttttaatataattttaattgaaccatcaaatcattattattattattattatttattattatgtgtCCTATTTTTAAAGTATCAAATCCAcattatatttatgataatagaaAACCAACCAATAATTAACAACTATATGTACTAATAATAAAGGTAATACACCATTTTAGTGTAGTCTacttttttattacaaaaatgtCCTTTGCagttgttttaaataaaaaatctttaacTGCTCAATTCTTaacttttaaaaactatttaaaaaaaataataataatgtctaaAACCTACATCGGGAGTTATCATTCtaccatttcttttttttttctttctttccattgtttacttttgttttctaataattttctaATTGCAATTAAGCAATCTTCAATGGCagatttatttaagaaaattcaataaatagtatataaagaaattcaataaatataaatacactTTACCAAATTTATAAAGTAGACAGAGTATCTATTTGGATACTAGTAATTAATAAAggtaattttataaaaagaatgaTAACAATATTCTCTAATACATATATTTGAACACACTCTTTTATTATTAGTTGAATTTTTAAGGGAGTCCACCAAATTATGGTCCTAAATGATTTAGTGAGTTCAATGTAAATTTCAACTAATAAGAAGGAGTGTGTTGAGAAAATATGTAAAAGAGTGTATTGATAGCATTTTGTTTTTGGTGTAAATGattattatatacttttttatcattgtattttttaatatatatgcaaaaaaattaaatgaaactcatattaaaataaagggATAAATTATGAATCAGAGAGGAAGATAAAGTTGCAGCTATGAAGTCACTCTCAAAGTCAACTCTGCAATTGGATCCACAATTTTTAGGTTTTTCTGAaacttttttagatttttatgagtcatatatatatatatatattcttcttTTACTTTGAACCCTAAAGCTacaaagaagatgaagatttgaaaatctctaaaattataatttgggtttttaatttggaataaaattatatttttgactcaatactaaaaaattacattaaaaataaattattcataatAATCTTATGGGTCACCGCCACATCAAACATTTTCAATAAacctcatattttttttatttgaaaaatgaagCTAAATGGAAAAACAAGAAGATAAAGAACATTTtcatatactttttaaaacacaaaggaactatgtaaaaaaaatgatgaatgtgttacaactaaataatataaaaaacatgaaATGTAATTTTgctaaaaatttaaatcatgtTGAAGCTATTGCAATATATATCACAAATGTCTCAATGTTTGTAAGTGTAGTGACTCCaaatacaatttaaaacactagtaTACACTACTCGACATAAGTGGTACACAacacaaatatgaaattaattgtcaGTTTGTCATTAAATTTTGCAACATTCGTTCTTTTGGCCCTTCACTCTCATTTCCTTTCCATTATATTACACGAAACACTAAAAAGTTGTTGCATTCAAATGTGAATGATTAGTCGCATATCAACtttaaattattagaaaaaacTCAAATCTCACGTATTAATAAGAGATAAAGTTTAATAAAACTTTATAAAGATGATACTCTTCACCTTACAAATCGATTTTAGAGAGATAATTTAAATtctataaaaactattttttttcaaaatctattAATCGGATCAACTATCATTTATATCCACGTACTAAACATAATAGTGATGAACATGagagaatatattaaaaataactcaAATCTCAAATTGATAAGAATTCACAGTACTCACGCAACGAACCTATTTtgtgaaaaaatgaattaaatttaatataaaaatctaaaataaaattatatatatataaagaaatgcATATATAGCTAATGTTTAGTGGCCCTAAATATTGAGATTAGCGTGTCGACATTCCCCGAAGTACCCCGACAAAAGTCTTCCCTTCAAAACAATTCAATTAACACTTAGTCAAGATATCAAGCGATAATGTGAGTGGACTAAGATTATACACCACAAACTTggagattttgtttgaaatgtAGCATCAATCATTATCCCCTAAGAAGACTTGGACTACGTAAGCCGTCTCAATTGAATTTggtatttaataaaatgaaaatgatcatTGAGCACCAGCCCACACAAACACATTAATGGAGAACCATAACAAGGTTCTAATGCTATTTGCAtatactttcttttttttctctatacAAACTTTTTCTAAACAAAACACTCTTACAACTATAACACCAAATCAATTTATTCAATATAATGACACCCTTGTTTCTTCAACTGGAATCTTTGAAGCAGGTTTTTTCAACTTTGGAGATCCACAACGTCAATACTTTGGTATATGGTACAAAACCATATCACCAAGGATTATTGTATGGGTTGCTAATACAGATAATCCAATACAAAACTCATCTGTAATACTCAAACTCACCGAAGAAGGAAGCCTTCTTATTCTTGATGGATCAAGAGgtattaatagtaataaaaatatctatcaTTAATGAGTTAGTTATCGCTTGCTTATATGTTAGTTACAACTCTCAACTTAGTTACAATTCTCGTTTGAGTTAGTTACTACTCTCTTCAGATTCAGactgaaatataaaaaaacaactattatttttgtttatatttcattcggAGGAAGTATAGTTAGTTAGATAGTTAGTATATTGTCAAACTTATTTTTCCTAAGAAATGAATCTTCATCTATTTGATTATATGATTTGTAACAGGTAAAATTTGGTCCTCCAATTCATCAAGGATCACAGTTGTGCAGTTGTTAGATTCAGGAAACCTTGTTGCGAATGATGCGAACAACACCACATTATGGGAAAGCTTTGATTATCCTGGTAATACTTTCCTTCCTGGAATGAAGCTGAGAACTAATTTACTTACAGGTccttataaatatatcaaatcttGGAAAAGTCCTGACGATCCTTCCGACGGTGAGTTTTCGTATCGGATGGATACTCGTGGTTATCCTCAATTGATTGTTGCTAAAGGAGCAAAAATTCTTCATAGAGGAGGGTCATGGAATGGATATATTTTTACTGGAATTTCATGGCAAATGCATAGATACTTTAATTTTTCATTCGTGTTAACTAACAAAGAAGTCTCATCCGATTACGAAACGTTGAATAGTTCGATGAttactagatttattctagaTCAATCAGGAAATTCGCAACGTTTCGTTTGGTCGGATAGGACTCAAGATTGGGAGGCTATAATTTCACGCCCATTAGATGACTGTGAAAATTACGCAATGTGTGGTGTAAACTCAAACTGCAATATTAATGACTCTCCAATTTGTAAATGTTTGGATGGTTTTATAccaaaatttcaatcaaaatgGGATTCATCAGATTGGACTGGTGGATGTATAAGGAGAACTAAATTGAATTGTGTTAATGGAGATGAGTTTTTGGCATACACAAATGTGAAGTTGCCTGACACATCATCATCTTGGTTTGATAAGAGGTTGAGCCTTGATGAATGTAAGAATGTGTGTTTGAAAAACTGTACTTGCATTGGATATGCAAATTTAGATGTTAGAGATGGTGGGAGTGGTTGCTTGCTTTGGTTTGATAGCATTGTTGACATGAGAGAACATGTGGACCAAGGACAAGACATTTACCTACGACTTGCATCTTCAGAACTAGGTAATTTCATTTCACATTCTCTGTTTCTCAATAATTTCATTTCACATTTAATCCTGGTTGCTTTTTGAATAAGATATTAAATTTGGATTTAGATAAtctcttttttctctcttattttCTCTCTCAAGTTTAGAGAGATAGACACAacaattttgatgaatttgataaataaataaataaataaataaaaagagaaaagataAAGAGATTATTGAAACATGTATTTATCTCTATCCAAAcatcaaaagagaaaataaaagagaaaaaatgagAGGATCCATATCCATTCATTTCAcccattttattataaaatcgTTAGACAATAACGCGTGAGTGGAAAAAATGGAATACTCTAGCTTGactcttttatttaaatgaGCCTAATGACCTTTGCATGCCTTGAAAAATACTCCCTCCTGACCTAATGATAGTCACttcatttcatatatattaacaaattattattaataaaaaaaagtcattttataaaactttttttttcaactatTAGCACAATCTCccctattataaatattatcatcaattaatataatatattaaatcaaacTACAAAATAATATGTTGACACATTACATCTTTATATGTcatataacattaattttgtCTCATCATTCAATAGTAGAATGTGGTATCATTCAATAGTAGGATGTGACACCtctaaaattcatttattttttatttcacattCTACTAATTCTTTGTTGCTATAATTaagaaaacaacaataaaaatataatttccattacaaatttgatttaattgttaattactttttaattcATTGTATATAAAtacattacaattttttaattacattttattaattaaaatatagcaaccataaattaccacaaaatatataaaaacataataatcacatgaaaaatcaataatcaaactTATGCATAAACAATCCaatgaagtttaaattaaaataaataaaaaatattaaaacacacATCTAAATTAGCAAATCATTGCAAAACTAAAAACAGAACAAAAAaccaacaaataatattttttttatatgttaaattatatattaagtatttttaaaataatatataatttgtgtttatttttctgTTATTAGTGCTcatatacatattatatttctttaatacAAAGTAAgtatttttctatataaattgttcatgaaaataaaaacacttatttcaaaatattaaacgtATAGATTGGATGAAGCATAAATCAAAGCATAGCTTCAATTAAcggcaaaaataataaaaaatcaaatagtgATTCCTTATCATTCCCAATATTATTTCGTATTTTTATCGTAAAAAATAACACTTTGAGTTTATTCATTATATACAGTCTCCAAAAaggataattaaatcaaaatatttttggaagaaacATGTGACATAACACCTCTAATTAAGAATTAGTTATCAAAAATTTAAGTAGAAATGAGacatgaaatataaaatataagaaataatagttcattcaattagtcaaaaaaagaataaagaaataaaagtactcaagataaaaagtaaaacataaataaaaataatgatcatataaaaaccaatgcttacaaatatatctcaaatcaatgattgtaaaatatatattctattttttataggaagaaagtatatattctataatgattgaatgtttaaaacacaacaaaatgtatacaaacaatcactcatatttttaataatatttttagagtgaaaatcactcattttatttaaatctttttaattgtgtataCAAAACACTAACTcatctttttttaatcatattttttagagtgaaaatcactcattttattataaatttttcaattgtttccattcaatttattcttttgttataCAACCACTATTCTTATAAATTAGAAAACTTATAAATTTGAAACATTTTTTCCGATCAGATTAATACATTTATACACCATAAATATCACcttcaaactttttaaaaaatttatactgaaataatattttacaaattacacCCGCACAACGTACCagttatattctattttttttatttgagagaatcaaataaacaaaagttgatgtattttcTATATAATATGTagcaaatacattaatttttgatacattaatttttgttaattcaATAGTATCTTATTATGAAAAGAATTAAAGAAAGTACAAAGTTGAATTAATGCTTTGAAAATAGTGTACATACTAATAATTGAatgatacaattgaaaaaagttattaaagTTACTTTGAAAATTAAGATTTATTAAAGTGACACTTATTGTAAACAACACaaatttatacttttatttatttattaaagttacattaaaaatttaaattgatattgaCTTGTgtagcttttttattttattgataatgagttttgagacacaaacacaaacaacacaAGTTTAGTCCTAGTCACAACACTTAGAACACAATTTTTAGTAAGCTACAATAATAGCTaacaaaaaatttgattttagctTTCAATCTATAAATGTCCATTATAAACATTATTTACATCTCaatcaatcaaaatattatttttattcgtAATTGATCTACAACTTCAGTTCTTAAAACACTTATCATCTAACTTAATTTTCTTTGAAGTAGTTAAAGAACTCATATACCATAAACATAATTTCTTCCTAGGTGTAATcacttgaaataaaataaatcattctTGAGAGCTATCGGTCCATCACCTCATCTTACCTAATCTATTTGTAATAACAAATGATTTTGAACCAAACACCAAATAGTTGTTCTCTATAAATGCCTTatttctttgtattttttatactatCCTCCTAATTGCTTATTGATTGACTATTTCTTCGACTATGATCAGATCATATAAAGAATAAGAAGAACTTGAATATGAAGAAGCTTGCTGGGATTCTTGGAGTAATTATTGCATTCATCATAGCACTTACAGTTCTTTTGTTGGTCTCATCAACATTTAGGAAGAAGCTTGGTAAGCCTAATGAAAATTTCTTGATATGCTTCAATAGttcaatattataattattgtaatGAAAACATAATTAGTTAGAGTGAATTGAAACAAATATTCTTCAATTCTAAATTTGATTGTTATTTCAACAATGCCTCTTTCCTTTTGTTACATTAAACAACTAAAACCAAATCGTTAATTATAGGCAATTTTTATATCTCTGTTTCTTACAATATTTCAGggtatataaaaaagttaattaaatggAACCACAAGAAAGAAAACAAGGAAAATAAAGAAGATGAGTTGGCAACAGTATTTGATTTTTCAACCATTGATAATGCCACAAATAACTTCTCTAACAGAAACAAGTTAGGAGAAGGTGGCTTTGGACCAGTATACAAGGTAAAGTTTTGCTTACCATACCAAGTTAATTTCTCACAATAATTCACAAAGTATTAAAGGACAAATGtactaaattgttttaaataattactAGGGTATATTAGCAGATGGACAAGAGATTGCCGTTAAGAGACTTTCTAAAACATCAGGACAAGGAACTGAGGAGTTCAAAAATGAAGTTAAATTAATGGCAACACTTCAACATCGTAATCTTGTAAAACTTCTTGGTTGTTCTATTCATCATCATGAGAAGTTGTTGATCTATGAGTTCATGCCTAACAGAAGCTTGGATtactttatttttggtttgaCCTTCCACTCCaaccaaattaatttatttatcttgaTTCTACTTTTGTTTTAGAATATTGTTCTCATGCTAACTTAGAAATGTGAAATTTGTTAGATAATACACGAAGTAAATTACTAGATTGGACAAAGCGCTTGGAAATTATTGATGGGATTGCTCGGGGGCTGTTATATCTCCATCAAGATTCTACACTGAGAATCATACATAGAGATCTCAAGACAAGCAATATTCTTCTTGATATTGATATGATCCCAAAGATATCAGATTTTGGTCTAGCCAGATCATTTGTAGAAGATGAAGTTGAGGCTAATACAAATAGAGTGATGGGAACATAGTAAATTTCACTTACTTATTTCTATTACAATGTTCATGGAcctcttttaataattttttagctcTTCTAACTTcattgctttatttttttttagtggtTATATGCCTCCGGAATATGCGGTGCATGGATCTTTTTCAATAAAATCTGATGTCTTTAGCTTTGGTGTCATTGTACTTGAGATAATTAGCGGGAGGAAGAACCGTGGATTTTGTGAACCTCGCCATCATCTTAACCTTCTTGGTCATGTAAGTTTGAAATGTatactttttaatttcttaatctTGCGATACACTAATTAGTGACCCTCTGATTTCGACGGCTACATGTCTCTTGGATATCACTCAAAATGGTCACATTGTCAttggattttttaaattttagagttTAGCTGTTGGAAAATTAGCGTTTCTCTTGTAATGTATCACCTTTTTGTTTTTGAGTTGAGGTCATTCTTGTTGTAACTTTGATCTTATTTTAGGCATGGAGACTATGGATTGAAGAAAGACCAATGGAGTTGATAGCGGACATATTATATGATGAGGCAATATCTTCAGACATATTAAGATTCATTCATGTGGGTCTATTGTGTGTACAACATCAACCAGAAAATAGGCCTAATATGTCGTCTGTGGTTTTTATGTTAAAAGGCGGAAATTTAATCCCAAAAC from Cicer arietinum cultivar CDC Frontier isolate Library 1 chromosome 5, Cicar.CDCFrontier_v2.0, whole genome shotgun sequence carries:
- the LOC101514037 gene encoding G-type lectin S-receptor-like serine/threonine-protein kinase At4g27290, producing the protein MENHNKVLMLFAYTFFFFSIQTFSKQNTLTTITPNQFIQYNDTLVSSTGIFEAGFFNFGDPQRQYFGIWYKTISPRIIVWVANTDNPIQNSSVILKLTEEGSLLILDGSRGKIWSSNSSRITVVQLLDSGNLVANDANNTTLWESFDYPGNTFLPGMKLRTNLLTGPYKYIKSWKSPDDPSDGEFSYRMDTRGYPQLIVAKGAKILHRGGSWNGYIFTGISWQMHRYFNFSFVLTNKEVSSDYETLNSSMITRFILDQSGNSQRFVWSDRTQDWEAIISRPLDDCENYAMCGVNSNCNINDSPICKCLDGFIPKFQSKWDSSDWTGGCIRRTKLNCVNGDEFLAYTNVKLPDTSSSWFDKRLSLDECKNVCLKNCTCIGYANLDVRDGGSGCLLWFDSIVDMREHVDQGQDIYLRLASSELDHIKNKKNLNMKKLAGILGVIIAFIIALTVLLLVSSTFRKKLGYIKKLIKWNHKKENKENKEDELATVFDFSTIDNATNNFSNRNKLGEGGFGPVYKGILADGQEIAVKRLSKTSGQGTEEFKNEVKLMATLQHRNLVKLLGCSIHHHEKLLIYEFMPNRSLDYFIFDNTRSKLLDWTKRLEIIDGIARGLLYLHQDSTLRIIHRDLKTSNILLDIDMIPKISDFGLARSFVEDEVEANTNRVMGTYGYMPPEYAVHGSFSIKSDVFSFGVIVLEIISGRKNRGFCEPRHHLNLLGHAWRLWIEERPMELIADILYDEAISSDILRFIHVGLLCVQHQPENRPNMSSVVFMLKGGNLIPKPSEPGFYVGTDDTMNTRSSSKGCSVNEVSISLLEAR